In Paludibaculum fermentans, the genomic stretch AGCTCGTTCCCATAACGAAACTCGTTCTGCCGCCGGTGCACCTGGGCGAACAGCGGAAACTCGTCGCCCCGGACGTCGAACACGTTCACGGTTGTCAGCGCGGCGCCCTCCTGCAGGTTCCGGCTGAAACCGAGGAAGAAACGGACGCTACCCTGCGGGAATAGGGTGAAATCGTGATCCTGCATCTGGCGGTTCGTGTCGATGGCGTGCTGGCCGTTGGCCACAGCCAGCGCGGGATTGAAGTACTCGCTGGAGCGCCAGACGAGGTCGTATCGGTACAGTCCGTTCTTTGAGATGCGGAGGTTCGCGAACTGGTAAGGATCATTCCCCAGCCCTTGCGTGGACAGCACCAGTTCGTCCATCCAACCGCCGTGCCCGTCCCGCGAACGAAGCGCCAGGCGGCTGCCCAGCAACCGGATTCCGTTGCCGTAGTTCACGTCGCTGCGGTACTTGCCGAGATTCCCGTCGACGTCGCGGAACCGGTAGCCCAGTTCCCACGACTGCAGCAGGTTGTAGTTGCCGTAGTTCACGCCGCGCGCTTCCCCCACCTTTTCATCGGTGGGCGCGACCGGCGGCTGCGCCCACAGCAGGCAGCCGCAGCCCAAAACCATGCCCCAAAGCCGCGTTCTCATCGCAGGAACCTCTGATCGGCGTTGGAGCCGTGGATTCGAATGTGGCACGTCGTACAGTTCCGGAATCGCGGGTCGGCCATATTGTGGGTTGGCGGCGTCAGTTGCACGCCGTCGGCGTCGCGTCCAAACGAACCCGCTCCGTTGTGGCACTCCAGGCAGACGGTGAACATGACCGGCCGCTTCAGCATCCTGGCGTTGGCGGTGCCGTGCGGCACGTGGCACGATGCGCAGCCCTCCACCCTCACTGCCGGGTGCTCAAAGGCGAACGGCCCACGCTTGTCCGTATGGCACTTCAGGCAAGGCTCCTCGTTGTTGAGAGCCGTATCGACCATGCGCGGCCGGGCGCCCATGCTCCAGTTGGCGGCGTTGGCCCCGTGCGGATTGTGGCAATCCGTACAGTTCATGAAGCCTTCGTTGACGCGGTGCTTGAAAGGCTGCGAGAACTGCGCCCGCACGTTGCCGTGGCAGCCGTAGCACACCTCGCGCTGCTCCTTGGCCAGCAGGCCCTTCTGCGACTTGGATTTGTGAATCGAGTGGCAGGAGTTGCAGCCCACGGAGGCCAGCGAGTGCGACGAGCGCCGGATGTTGGCCCGGCCCAGGCTCTCGGCGTGACAGCGCAGGCAGGTATCCAGCACCTGCTTGGGCTGCATCACGGAGAAGGCCGAGATCTTCGACTTGTCGCCCTTCGCCGCGACGTGCTCGCTACCCGGACCATGGCAGCCCTCGCAGCCCGTCTTTTCGGGAGGTTCCTTGCCGCTGCTGATTGTCTTGTAATGCGGATTACGGTAGAAATCGACGGAGAGGCCCGGGTGGCACGTCTTGCACACCGCGCTGCCCACGTATTGGGAAGCCGCCAGCGTGGTCGCCGCCCCGAGAGAAATCTGTGCCGCCGTCGCCAGCAGCCTGATCCACCAACTGTTGCCCGCCATGCCTACCTCAATAGACAAGGCCGGATCGCGTGCGGAACACGATCCGGCCAAAGTCTCTTAAGTTGTACGCCAGTTCCAGCCGGCGAGCGCCGGGCTTCGCCTACCAGACGTAGGAGAGGGACACCGTGGGGACGATGTTGAATAGCCAACCGCCCAGGCTCCCGGTGACAGGAGTAATGACGTCCGTGGGCATCTCGTTGAAGTAGCCGCGAACTTCGCCACGCAACTGCATGTGGGGGCTGAGCGCCACGCGCACGCCGCCGCCGGCCGTCACAATAGGCTTCCACTGGCTGGTGTTCGTCAGCACAGCCAGGTTGCCCAGCGGCTGCAACGCCACAGCGGACCCGGTGCCCGTGAACTGCTTCATACCGCCGCCCACCAGAAAGTACGGCCGGAACTTGGCTTCCTTGTTCTTGTTCGTGTAGATGTGCACGTCGTAGTGAATCGCCTGCGAACGGCCGCCCATGGTGTAGCTTTTCCCCAGGCCTGCCAGTTCCATCTGATTCGACATGTACGAATACCGGACTTCACCGCCCAGCCGGCCGCCGATCTGGCCGACAAAGCCGCTGAAGCTGTATCCGGGCTTGAACTTGGCGCTGATATCGCCCGATGGCGTTGTCAGCGTCTTCGAGTTGTACAACGAGGCGCCACCACCCACCCCGACTTCAAAACGTTGTCCGTATGCCACTGACGACATTAGTGTAATCATGCCCGCGGCGATCATCAGCGAAACGATCCTGGAACGAAACATAGCGATCCTGCTTTTTTTCTTGTTTTAATGTTGATGCGAGCCAGGCCCGTCACCCGCTGTGAAGCCTGGCCGAAGTCCTGGCGGAAAGGGCAGTGGAGCGGCAACCCACTCCACTGCCACCGGTCTAGTCAATGACTCGGACGTTGACTGAGCTCGAATACCCACCCTGCTGGATCTGCATGGTCTGATTCATGCCCTTGGGCACCTTGAACGGCACCGTCACCTTGATTTCGTAGACACCCACCTGGCCCGATACCAGCTGTGAGGCGACCACCGGCAGTCTGTAGCCGTTGATCGTCACGCTCGGATCGGTCAGCACGACCGGCGCATCCGCCGGAGCCGGCGTACCGGCCGGAATCTCGGGATTCGTGATACCCATGCCGGTGAGGTAGATCACCAGCTCGTCGTTGCTGCGGATGGGATTCGAAGGAGTCACCACTTCGCCGTTCGAGGAACGAACCACGGTGGGCACTTCGTAGTCGGCGGCCAGGGTGGTGCGGAACACGCTCGGCGCGTTGGGCAGCACCGTCAGATTGTAGTTGTCGCTGACGCCGCCGGGCGTCCGCAGCACCATCGTCACATTGCCTTCCGCCTGGAAGGGCAGTTGAGCGTTGATCTGCGTAGGTGAAACCATCAGCATCGGGACAGAGAGCCCGTTGACCGACAGGCAGCTTTCGCCCAGCGCGGTCGGCAGCGGAATTTCCTTGGTCGCCAGGTTCGTGGCGCTCAGGTTGCTGCCCTGCACGATGATCAGGCCGCCCGGAGCCACCGCCGTGGTCCTGTCAGCAGCGTTCACCACACGATCGATCTGCGGAATCGCGACGGCTGAGTCGTAGTTCCAGGCCAGAATCGTGAAGCCGGAGGTCGTCAGGTTCACCAGGGCCGAGCGGTCTGGCAGGGTGGCCAGGGTGCGCGTAAAGACGGCGCCGGTCGAGCCCAGCACGGGAGCTTCCACCATCCGCGTGGAATTGCGGCCCATGCCGCTGGCCAGATCGACCCGCTGAATCACGCCAGGGCTGTAGGAATTCGCGGCGCCGGTCCGGTAACCGGTCTGATCGATGAACACGAAGCCGGAGGAACTGCCCACCGCGGTGTCAAACTCAGCTACGGGCACCAGCGAAGCGTTGAACAATGTGGTGCCGATGACGAACTGATTGAAGCTGGAAGCCGCGAACGCGCCGCTCAGGGCCGTGAAGTCCTGCCGCGAAACCGTAAACGCATCCGAGTTCGCGTTGTACAGCAGCACATGCCCGTCGGACATGGCCGCCATGATCGAACTCCCGTTGGCGGAGGCAACCAGTGCCGTGTTGAGGGCGATGCTGTTTTCGTAGACGCCCAGCGTCGGCAACTCGGTCGCCGTGCGGCTGAACAGATCCACGCGATCGATAGTGTGTTTGGGGCCGGCAACGCGCGTTGCCGCCAGAATCGCATTGGCCGAAGCCGCCAGCGTGCGGGGATAGTGCCCGAACGGGAAGCGGATGGGCGCCTGCTGCTCCAGCGTCTCCAGGTCGTAGACATTCGCATACTGCGAATTGTCGTTACCCACCAGCAGCAGCTTGCGGTCGAACGTCAGCGCCATTGACGTGGGCGTATTGCCCGTGCGCAACGTCGCGATCTGTGTGTAGTTGCTGCCATCGAACACCAGCACCTGGTTCGTGTCCTGGCGCAGGACGAAGAAGCGGTTGCGGAACGGATCGGCCACGATGTCCACCAGCTTGCCCGGAACATTCTGGAACGTGCCGCGCTGGTCGGGATCCTGCAGATTGATCAGCAGCCGGACGGACGAAGGGATGTTCACGGCCGTCGCCGATTTCACCGAGATGGTTGCCGTCAGCGTCCCGCGCTGATTCTGGAACGAGCTCGGGTCGATGGCCACTTTCACCGTCATCGGCGTTTTGCCGCGGCTGGGCGAAATGCTGACACCAGAAGAGTTGCTCGAAAGCGAAAAGTCGGTCTGCCCACCGCTGGGATCGACAATCGTGAGTTCCTTGGTAATCACACCCTGGCTGCAGAAGCTGTTGCGGAACACCAGGTCCGGCTGGGCCGCCACGACTCTCGGACTGCCGGCCAGATTGCCTACCGGCAGGATCATGACTCCACTCTGCGAGAGTGCGTACATGGTCGACCCGTCGGAGGACAGAATGCCCTTCCCGGCCAGATGCTCGGGCAGCTTGATCTTTTCGCGGACTGCGAGATTGTCGGCGTCGACGATGGTCAGAACCGGCGCGGGCAGGGTCGTGTCCGGCGTATTGTTGGTGTTGCCGGAACCGGTGCCCGTATCCGTGGTGGTCACGGCCTCCGGCACTTCGGCGTAAACGATGCCGCGATCGGAATCGATGGCGTGCGAACCAACGTCCAGCAGGCCTCTCGGATTCGCAAACTGGTTGGTCACGCTCACACGGTCGAACATCGCCCAGCCGGCCAGGTAATAGGAGCCGTCCCGGGAGACGCTGATGGCCCGGGGACCCAGCGGCGGAACCGCCACATATCCACCCGAGCTCACTGTGCGCGTCGAGACGTCATAGGTAAACAGAATTGTGTCCGTGACACCGTGAATCACCAGACCGTCGCCCGACGCCTGCACCGAGGCGCCCACAATCTCAGTCGGATAATTCGCCGGCGGCTGCGGCAATGTCTTCGCCGTCACACCCGCGATCGTGTCCAGCACACGCATGGTGCCCAACTCCGGATCGAACAGGAGGAACTGCGAGCTTGTCACAACTAGCGCCTGGCCGTCGATCCCGAAGGCGACGCCAAACGGCGGGTCAGCCAGGGAGAAGGTCTGCTTCGCCCGGCTGTCCAGCTCAATCACCGAGAGCGCATTGCGCGGAGTGCTCGGAGTCGTGAAATTGCCGTAGTGCCCTACCACCAGGTAGCGGCCATCCGGCGACAAGGACAGCGAACTCGGCTGCGAGGCCACATTGATCGACCGCGTCAGTTCGCCAGTCTGAGCCGAAACAACGTCAACCCGGTTCGCGGTGAAGTTCGCAACGTACAACAGGCCGCGAGGTTCATCGAGAACCAGGTCGGCGGAAGCACCTCCGAGCGCAACAACCTTCCCGAAAGTCTGGCCCCAGGCGCTCGTTGCCAGGACCATTCCGATTGCCGCGATCCACCATCTTGACGTACGCATCGTACTCTCCCTCACTCCACAAAAATCGAACAAATTTTATCCGGTCAAATCCAGCGGTCATGGCCCAGCCTCCGGCCTTCCGGCTCTCTCCCGGCCAGAGCCATGCCCCGCTGGATCGCATCCAAGTCTTTTGCCTCAAGTTCCGGGTGTACCCGGTTCGAGGCCCAGGCAGGAATCTACTCGTCGGATTCCTTGCCCTTGCGGCGCATGATAATGACGCCGAGAAATACAACGGCCAGAACGGCGCAGGCCACGCGAACGAGTGAAGTCGTTTCCATTTGAGATTTCTCCTTTTCCCTATCCCGCGAACAACCAAATTAAACTTCGTGAGGCTTCTCTTTGAAAGAGACCACTCACACGCCAGTCATCATGGGGATCAACTCCCGCATGATCTTGACAGCCACCGGTCCAACCGTCACCACGAACAATGACGGCAAAATGCAAAAGAAGATCGGGAACACCAGCTTGACGCCCAGCTTGGCCGCCTTCTCCTCGGCGATCTGGCGCGCCTGGACTCGCATGAAGTCCGAATGCGCGCGCAAGCTCTGCGCCACGCCCGTACCGAAGCGGTCCGCCTGAATCAGGACGGCGACCAGCTTCTTCAAATCGTCAACAGCCGTACGTTCCGCCAGGTTGCGCAACGCTTCCGGACGCCTCTTGCCGGCCTTCAGCTCCAGGTTCACCATGGCGAACTCTTCGCTGATCTCGGGGTGCGCGTGCTCCAGCTCCTTGGCTACCTGCAGAATGGCCTGATCCAAACCAAGTCCTGACTCCACGCAGACGACCATCAGGTCGAGCGAGTTCGCCAGGCCGCGGCGAATCTCTTTCTGCCTGCGCCGCGACATCAGCGACACATACTCGTTCGGCCCGAAGAAGCCCAACCCGGCAGCGGCCAGCACGGCCGCGCCTTTGTTGAAGCCCTCGGCCGAGGAATTCCAGACCACCGCGGTCATGATGAGCGGCAGGGCCACTCCCAGGACGACCTTTGCTCCGTAGAGCATCCGCAGCGAGTTCGGCCCTCGCATGCCAGCCCGCATCAGCCGGCGCTGCATCACCGAAACGTCCTTGGGTGACGCCGGCAACACCGTGCCCAGCCGGTTCAGCATGTCCCGGAACACCAGGCTGGGGTGCGTTGGAATCTCCTCTTCTGAGTTGATGCCGCCGCCCGTCACACGCTCAATCGCTTCCTTCGGCCGCAGCCAGAGCTTCATCCCCAGCAATGCGATCCCGATCGCCACCGCCAGAAAGACCACGAAACTGAGAATCATTGCCATGGACTAGACCTCGATATTCACGATCTTCTTGATGATGAGATAGCCGATAATCTGCAGCCCGACCGCGCCCAGCGCCATCATGTTGCCCACTTCCTCGCGCACAAAGAAGGTCACATAGTCGGGATTGACCAGGAACATGATTGCCGCCACCGCGCAAGGGATGGACGAGAGAGCCATGCCCGTCATGCGGCCGTGCGCGCTGATGGCACGGATCTTGCCGCGCAACTTGAACCGTTCGCGGATGACGTACGCCAGTTTGTCCAGAATCTCGGCCAGGTTGCCGCCGGTGCGCTTCTGCAGCAGCACCGCCGATACGAAAAAGTGAACGTCCAGCGAAGGCACCCGGACAGCCAGCTTCTGCAGCGCCGCATCCAGCGGCAGGCCAAGGTTGTGCTCCTCAAAAGTGCGCCGGAACTCGCCCGCCAGCGGCTCCTGAAACTCACGGTGCAGCATTTCCAGGGAAACCGAGAACGCGTGCCCGGCTCGCATCGAGCGGGCCACGAATTCCAGACTCTCCGGAAACAGTTCTTCGAACTTGTGCAGGCGCTGTTTGCGCTTGTGCGTGACGTACATCAACGGCAGGAATCCGGCGGCCAGCGCCGGCAACACGGCCAACGACTGGAAGCGGGCCGGCAGGAACAACCACCCCGCGGCGAAGCCGGCCAGGAACAGCGCCAGGCACATGTGGATCAGCCGCGCCACTTTCCATTTCAGGCCCGCCTGGTCCAGCAGCGTCTTCAACCGGTCCTGCAACTGGTAGCGATGCAAGACCCTCAGGACGTACTTGCCTGTGATCTTGTCCTCTTCCGTGATGAGGGGGATCGCCGACTTGTCGCCCTTCTTGCCGCGCCCCAGCCGGTTCGTGCCCAGCAGCCGGTTCTTAATCTTGTCCGCATCGGCGCTCTTGAAGGCGTTGGACAGGATCCACCAGCCGCCGGCGACAGCAGCCCAGATGACAAGAAGGATGAGGATGAAGTTCATGATCCTCAGATCTCCACTACTTCGTCGAACAGGTCAGGCCGCAGGCGAATGCCGGCCGCCAGCAGCTTCTCGTAGAACTTCGGCCGGATGCCGGTCGCCGCAAAGCGGCCCAGCACGCGTCCCTCGGGCGACAGTCCGCGTTTTTCAAAGACGAAGATGTCCTGCAGCGTCACGACTTCGCCTTCCATGCCCGTCACCTCGGTAATGTTCGTCACCCGGCGCGAACCATCGCTCAAGCGCGCCGCCTGCACCAGAACGTGCACGGCGCTGGCGATCTGCTGGCGGATGGAGAGCAGCTGCATGCTGGCGTTGGCCAGCGAAACCATCACTTCCAGACGGCTGATGCCGTCGCGAGGTGAATTGGCGTGGATGGTGGTCAACGATCCGTCGTGGCCCGTGTTCATGGCCTGCAACATGTCCAGCGCTTCCGCGCCGCGGACTTCGCCAACGACGATCCGGTCCGGACGCATACGCAAGCTGTTGATCAACAACTCGCGCTGGCGGACCGCGCCGTGGCCTTCCAGGTTCGGCGGACGCGTTTCGAGGCGGGCCACGTGCGGCTGCTTCAGCTGCAGTTCGGCCGCGTCCTCAATCGTAATGATGCGTTCCTTGGGATTGATGAAGAAAGAGAGCGCGTTGAGCAGGGTCGTCTTACCGGCGCCCGTACCACCAATGATGATGATGTTCAGGTGGGCCTTTACGGCCGCTTCCAGCAGCTCCATCATGCCGCGAGTCAGCGCCTTCTTCTCCACCAGGTCAGCCGGCATCAGCTTGTCCTGGGAAAAGCGGCGGATGGACATCAGCGGCCCGTCCAGTGCCAGCGGCGGAATAATCGCGTTGACGCGGCTGCCGTCCAGCAGGCGGGCGTCGACCATCGGCGTCGATTCGTCAACGCGGCGGCCCACCTGGCTGACAATCTTGTCAATGATGCGCAGCAGGTGCTGGTCGTCGCGGAAGGTGACGCTGGTCAACTCCAGCAGGCCCTTGCGTTCCACATAGACCTGCTTGCTGCCGTTCACCAGGATGTCCGAGATGGTCGGATCCTGCAGCAGCGGTTCCAGCGGGCCCAGTCCGAAAACTTCGTCCAGGACCTCTTCGCAGATCTGCTGCTTCTCCAGCGCGCTCAGCAGCGTCGGTTCGCTGTCGATCAGCGAGATCAGCGCCGAGCGAACCTCACCCCTCACCCGCTGGTTGTCGATTGTCGCCAGCGCTTCGAGGTTGATCTTGTCCAGCAGCTTCCGATGCAGGGTGAACTTGAGTTCCTGATACTCCGGCTTCAACGACGATTTGGGCTTCCCGGCATTCTTCAGAAGCCGTTGTTCCCAGGAGATCGGCTGAGCCGGTTTTTGATCCATCGTCGGAATCATGCTGGTCCTCTAAGATTCTTTCCGGGCAGCGTCTGCTGCCTACTCCTAATAGATCGGCCACCCTCGCAAAAAACTTGAGAGGCCATTACCCCTCCGACAGCGCCGGCTTCGTTTCCATTACTCCGGAGCCGGTCTTCTTGTCGCTCTGCCCCAGGCCCGCGATACGAGCCGAGAGCTGTTCAATGCTCCGGCCCAGGTCACAATCGGCCGGCAGCGGTTCAGCCCGCGTCACCACTTTGTGCAAAGCATAGTAGTCGTTCGGAAACGACGCGAACACCGAGCACGTGAAGATCTTCTCCATGTCCGCGGTCGAGATGTCGGCCTTCCGGTTCACCCGGTTGACCACCATCTGAAACCGGTCCTTGCCGTAGCCCAACTGGCCCAGCATGGCGACGGCGCGCCGGGCAAGGTGCAGGCTGGGCAGCTCCGAAGTCGAGACGAGATACGATTGATCCGCCTCCGACAGCACAAACAGGCTCAGCCGGTGGAATACCGTGGGCAAGTCCACCACCACCCAGTCGTAGAGCATGCGGGCATACTCCAGGACGTCGTGCAGACGGCTGAACTCGATCGAATCCGACATGGCCGTATCCGGCGCCGCCAACACATCCAACCCACCTGCGTTCACTACAAACGAGGACCAGAGACCCGGATCCAACTGCTCAGACCGTTCCAGGGCATCCATCAGCGAGTACGTCGGATTCACCTTCAACGCAAACGCAATCGACCCGCTCAGGATGTCGAAGTCCGCCAGCAGCACCCGCTTCCCGGTCATCCGCTTCAGGCAGTATGCCGTCTGCGTGGCCAGCGTCGAGGCCCCGGATCCAGGCTTCGCCGACGAGAACGTGATCACCTTTCCGAAGTCCTGCTTGGAGTGGCCCTCAGGCTCCCGCATGCGGCAGATCCGCGCCGTTGCTTCCTTCTGCGCCGCCACGTCGAACGGCTCATACAGGAACTCACAAGCCCCTGCCCGCAGGCTCTGAATCAGCACCTGGGGATCGTTGTCGTTGTGGACCCCGATCACCTGAATCGCCGGCTGGAAACCAGCGATGAACCGCATCAGCCGGAGCGCCACATTCAGATCTGTGGCGACATCCAGCAACACGACCTCAGGTTGTATCTGCCTCAACCGGATCTCCAGCGTCTGCTCCATCGGATAGCTCTTCAGCTCCGACAGAACCTCGAAAACCCTGGATTCGGCAAGCGACAACTGAAGGCGTCGGGCCATCTCGCGGTCCTCTGCTATGAGCAGAGCCGTCAATGATGGCTCTCGAACTGTGCCACGGCCCTTCATGCGATCTCCAACATGTGTGTTTGTACGCGTCTCGGCCGCGGTGTTACTTAACTGGTGCGGTCCGCTTCATCGCATCCTTCTGGATCTGGGCCGGATCACCCTTGATGATCTTCGCGCCCGAACCGGTGTTGGACGATTGCGGCATACCGTTCGGCAACATCATCGGATTCAGGAAGCCGCCCGGCAGGCTCGGCATCAGTTTCTGATCCGCCGCGTTAAGCGGTTCCACAAACTCAGGCGTCACCAGCACAATCAGTTCCGTCTTCTGGCGGTTCTCATT encodes the following:
- a CDS encoding outer membrane beta-barrel protein, whose amino-acid sequence is MFRSRIVSLMIAAGMITLMSSVAYGQRFEVGVGGGASLYNSKTLTTPSGDISAKFKPGYSFSGFVGQIGGRLGGEVRYSYMSNQMELAGLGKSYTMGGRSQAIHYDVHIYTNKNKEAKFRPYFLVGGGMKQFTGTGSAVALQPLGNLAVLTNTSQWKPIVTAGGGVRVALSPHMQLRGEVRGYFNEMPTDVITPVTGSLGGWLFNIVPTVSLSYVW
- a CDS encoding type II secretion system F family protein — translated: MAMILSFVVFLAVAIGIALLGMKLWLRPKEAIERVTGGGINSEEEIPTHPSLVFRDMLNRLGTVLPASPKDVSVMQRRLMRAGMRGPNSLRMLYGAKVVLGVALPLIMTAVVWNSSAEGFNKGAAVLAAAGLGFFGPNEYVSLMSRRRQKEIRRGLANSLDLMVVCVESGLGLDQAILQVAKELEHAHPEISEEFAMVNLELKAGKRRPEALRNLAERTAVDDLKKLVAVLIQADRFGTGVAQSLRAHSDFMRVQARQIAEEKAAKLGVKLVFPIFFCILPSLFVVTVGPVAVKIMRELIPMMTGV
- a CDS encoding type II secretion system F family protein; this encodes MNFILILLVIWAAVAGGWWILSNAFKSADADKIKNRLLGTNRLGRGKKGDKSAIPLITEEDKITGKYVLRVLHRYQLQDRLKTLLDQAGLKWKVARLIHMCLALFLAGFAAGWLFLPARFQSLAVLPALAAGFLPLMYVTHKRKQRLHKFEELFPESLEFVARSMRAGHAFSVSLEMLHREFQEPLAGEFRRTFEEHNLGLPLDAALQKLAVRVPSLDVHFFVSAVLLQKRTGGNLAEILDKLAYVIRERFKLRGKIRAISAHGRMTGMALSSIPCAVAAIMFLVNPDYVTFFVREEVGNMMALGAVGLQIIGYLIIKKIVNIEV
- a CDS encoding CpaF family protein, with protein sequence MDQKPAQPISWEQRLLKNAGKPKSSLKPEYQELKFTLHRKLLDKINLEALATIDNQRVRGEVRSALISLIDSEPTLLSALEKQQICEEVLDEVFGLGPLEPLLQDPTISDILVNGSKQVYVERKGLLELTSVTFRDDQHLLRIIDKIVSQVGRRVDESTPMVDARLLDGSRVNAIIPPLALDGPLMSIRRFSQDKLMPADLVEKKALTRGMMELLEAAVKAHLNIIIIGGTGAGKTTLLNALSFFINPKERIITIEDAAELQLKQPHVARLETRPPNLEGHGAVRQRELLINSLRMRPDRIVVGEVRGAEALDMLQAMNTGHDGSLTTIHANSPRDGISRLEVMVSLANASMQLLSIRQQIASAVHVLVQAARLSDGSRRVTNITEVTGMEGEVVTLQDIFVFEKRGLSPEGRVLGRFAATGIRPKFYEKLLAAGIRLRPDLFDEVVEI
- a CDS encoding AAA family ATPase, producing MARRLQLSLAESRVFEVLSELKSYPMEQTLEIRLRQIQPEVVLLDVATDLNVALRLMRFIAGFQPAIQVIGVHNDNDPQVLIQSLRAGACEFLYEPFDVAAQKEATARICRMREPEGHSKQDFGKVITFSSAKPGSGASTLATQTAYCLKRMTGKRVLLADFDILSGSIAFALKVNPTYSLMDALERSEQLDPGLWSSFVVNAGGLDVLAAPDTAMSDSIEFSRLHDVLEYARMLYDWVVVDLPTVFHRLSLFVLSEADQSYLVSTSELPSLHLARRAVAMLGQLGYGKDRFQMVVNRVNRKADISTADMEKIFTCSVFASFPNDYYALHKVVTRAEPLPADCDLGRSIEQLSARIAGLGQSDKKTGSGVMETKPALSEG
- a CDS encoding DmsE family decaheme c-type cytochrome, which encodes MAGNSWWIRLLATAAQISLGAATTLAASQYVGSAVCKTCHPGLSVDFYRNPHYKTISSGKEPPEKTGCEGCHGPGSEHVAAKGDKSKISAFSVMQPKQVLDTCLRCHAESLGRANIRRSSHSLASVGCNSCHSIHKSKSQKGLLAKEQREVCYGCHGNVRAQFSQPFKHRVNEGFMNCTDCHNPHGANAANWSMGARPRMVDTALNNEEPCLKCHTDKRGPFAFEHPAVRVEGCASCHVPHGTANARMLKRPVMFTVCLECHNGAGSFGRDADGVQLTPPTHNMADPRFRNCTTCHIRIHGSNADQRFLR